One Dromiciops gliroides isolate mDroGli1 chromosome 3, mDroGli1.pri, whole genome shotgun sequence DNA segment encodes these proteins:
- the LOC122748113 gene encoding vomeronasal type-1 receptor 1-like — MISNDIVVGLFLLFQTVFGVLGNSFLMGLYIITFFIGPRLKPIDFLLIQLAFANDLVLLSKGIPQTMAALGYTNFLDDVGCKLVFYFHKVARDLSRCTTCLLSGFQVITLSPSISQWAKLKARPTKYIVQFCFFCWTFHLLANYNILVLMKDSQGSSNITERKNFVYCSAKFPVSLYIGVFVFLISLPDVLCVGIMVGTSGYMIFVLYRHHQRVQYIHGHSLKPSCSPETRATQTILLLVILFVSFFSVNSILVSYIYYEKSSSFLVHTSTFLAACFPACSSFILIVGDSHVRKYWLIFWEKMITQF, encoded by the coding sequence ATGATTTCTAATGATATAGTAGTAgggctctttcttctttttcagacTGTGTTTGGGGTCCTGGGGAACTCCTTCCTCATGGGCCTATATATCATCACCTTTTTCATTGGTCCCAGGCTGAAGCCCATTGACTTTCTTCTCATCCAGCTGGCCTTTGCCAATGACTTGGTGCTTCTCTCCAAAGGGATCCCTCAGACAATGGCTGCTTTGGGGTATACCAATTTCTTGGATGATGTAGGATGCAAACTTGTCTTTTATTTTCACAAAGTGGCCCGGGACCTTTCTCGGTGTACCACCTGCCTTTTGAGTGGCTTCCAAGTCATCACTTTAAGTCCTAGCATCTCCCAGTGGGCAAAACTTAAAGCTAGACCCACAAAGTACATTGTACAATTCTGTTTCTTTTGCTGGACATTCCATCTGTTGGCAAATTACAATATTCTTGTGCTGATGAAAGACTCACAAGGAAGCAGTAACATCACTGAAAGAAAGAATTTCGTTTATTGCTCTGCTAAATTTCCTGTTTCATTATATATTGGagtatttgtattcctaatctCCCTTCCTGATGTTTTGTGTGTAGGAATCATGGTTGGGACCAGTGGGTATATGATTTTTGTCTTGTACAGACACCATCAGAGAGTCCAGTATATTCATGGACACAGTCTTAAACCTAGTTGTTCCCCTGAGACCAGAGCCACCCAAACTATCCTATTGCTTGTCATTCTGtttgtctcctttttttctgTGAATTCTATCTTGGTATCATATATTTACTATGAGAaatcttcttcctttcttgttcATACCTCTACCTTTTTGGCTGCCTGCTTTCCAGCTTGTAGCTCCTTTATTTTAATTGTTGGTGACTCTCATGTTCGCAAATACTGGTTGATATTCTGGGAGAAGATGATTACACAATTTTGA